In one window of Streptomyces showdoensis DNA:
- a CDS encoding acyl carrier protein, producing MTFDELKSTLIGMGMPPEQLNPDALRDEAGLDSLFAAELALVLRQEKGIRIPEEEILSAATLADVAAAVRQRAGAER from the coding sequence ATGACCTTCGACGAGCTCAAGAGCACCCTCATCGGCATGGGAATGCCGCCCGAGCAGTTGAACCCGGACGCGCTGCGGGACGAGGCCGGACTGGACTCGCTGTTCGCGGCCGAACTCGCCCTCGTCCTGCGCCAGGAGAAGGGCATCAGGATCCCCGAGGAGGAGATCCTCTCCGCGGCCACGCTGGCCGACGTGGCCGCGGCCGTCCGGCAGCGCGCGGGAGCGGAGCGGTGA
- a CDS encoding prenyltransferase/squalene oxidase repeat-containing protein, whose translation MNASPTPTATTTTEPATAVVRCRTRLARRVVAAVGPDGLLPAPCESRVLESALALALLTEERAEADATARLTAYLRTTLRTAPPDPFQCAVARAVLGGAGERGERVGDEGDMDAGTALDAGLDGFDHFTAGRKRLMFRTVLAALGATGFPAVPWEAYDTRPQQSWLHMEMKALKVLAAHGTGHPDVVRDEDWRALLPALEPGPAWECNNLAQLLALLALRHSPRHRPALGDVLKHVAGRLRPDGGMPFIDGMTVFTTAAAGLALSLLPAPPACVTPMADALALRRNPDGGYGFHSGVAQSDVDDTCYVLEFLRRAAPDRHRTAVAEAEGYLLALRNPDGGFPTFARGTSSEIAMTAAAASALAHDPDRREEVDEAVRYVVRHQRPDGTFERSWSRNATNAVFRAVLALTGVAAHGEERRSRARAAERALAHLAATQNGDGGWGHAEAEPSDPISTAYAVIALARGPRARPGGPLDRALAYLVERQHPDGGYRSRPDQAGPRPLLYDVPALADVFVLLALAHATATPDPEGCSR comes from the coding sequence GTGAACGCATCACCGACGCCCACGGCCACCACCACCACGGAGCCCGCGACCGCCGTCGTCCGCTGCCGAACCCGGCTGGCCCGAAGGGTCGTTGCCGCGGTCGGCCCCGACGGTCTGCTGCCCGCCCCGTGCGAGAGCCGGGTCCTGGAGTCCGCCCTCGCCCTCGCGCTCCTGACGGAGGAGCGGGCCGAGGCCGACGCGACCGCCCGCCTCACCGCGTACCTGCGCACCACGCTGCGGACCGCTCCGCCCGACCCCTTCCAGTGCGCCGTGGCGCGCGCGGTCCTGGGCGGCGCCGGTGAACGCGGTGAACGCGTAGGCGACGAGGGCGACATGGACGCGGGCACGGCGCTGGACGCCGGGCTCGACGGCTTCGACCACTTCACGGCCGGCCGCAAGCGGCTGATGTTCCGGACGGTGCTCGCCGCGCTCGGCGCGACCGGGTTCCCCGCCGTCCCCTGGGAGGCGTACGACACGCGGCCCCAACAGAGCTGGCTGCACATGGAGATGAAGGCGCTCAAGGTGCTCGCCGCCCACGGCACCGGCCACCCCGACGTCGTACGCGACGAGGACTGGCGGGCCCTGCTGCCCGCCCTCGAACCCGGTCCCGCGTGGGAGTGCAACAACCTGGCCCAGCTGCTCGCGCTGCTGGCGCTGCGCCACTCCCCACGCCATCGCCCGGCCCTCGGCGACGTCCTGAAGCACGTCGCGGGACGGCTCCGCCCGGACGGCGGGATGCCGTTCATCGACGGCATGACCGTCTTCACCACCGCGGCCGCCGGGCTCGCCCTGTCGCTGCTGCCCGCGCCCCCGGCGTGCGTGACCCCGATGGCCGACGCGCTCGCCCTGCGCCGCAACCCGGACGGGGGGTACGGCTTCCACTCGGGCGTCGCCCAGAGCGACGTCGACGACACCTGCTACGTCCTGGAGTTCCTGCGCCGTGCGGCACCCGACCGGCACCGCACGGCCGTCGCCGAAGCCGAGGGGTACCTCCTCGCCCTCCGCAACCCGGACGGGGGCTTCCCCACCTTCGCCCGCGGGACGAGCTCCGAGATCGCGATGACCGCTGCGGCGGCGAGCGCGCTGGCCCACGATCCCGACCGGCGGGAGGAGGTGGACGAAGCCGTCCGGTACGTCGTCCGGCACCAGCGCCCCGACGGCACGTTCGAGCGCAGCTGGAGCCGCAACGCGACCAACGCGGTGTTCCGCGCGGTGCTGGCGCTGACCGGCGTCGCCGCGCACGGGGAGGAGCGCCGGTCACGGGCGCGCGCGGCCGAGCGGGCGCTCGCCCACCTCGCGGCCACCCAGAACGGGGACGGCGGCTGGGGCCACGCCGAGGCCGAGCCGAGCGACCCGATCAGCACGGCGTACGCGGTCATCGCCCTGGCCCGCGGCCCGCGCGCCCGCCCCGGCGGGCCCCTCGACCGGGCCCTGGCCTACCTGGTGGAGCGGCAGCACCCCGACGGCGGCTACCGCAGCCGCCCGGACCAGGCGGGTCCGAGGCCGCTGCTGTACGACGTACCGGCGCTGGCGGACGTCTTCGTCCTGCTGGCCCTGGCGCACGCCACCGCCACGCCCGACCCCGAAGGCTGCTCCCGATGA
- a CDS encoding beta-ketoacyl-[acyl-carrier-protein] synthase family protein — protein MTDAAITGVGLLTPAGDGLEDTWRRVCAGEPAAALHRDAHGTFVVGRVPEFDTARLGEARRWKPDRAGQFALLAAREALDDAGLDPAEWDGSRVAVLVGSGTAGAETYERYLPLLDSAPEDVPPLALPSSLANSPAALVSMAFGARGTTAVVNTACASGATALAMACDLLALDRCDVVLVGGTEAGLTPYHLRGFDRLGALSRRYEDPLGASRPFDAQRDGFLIAEGAGFLVLERPEHATARGARVRARIVGHGSASDAHHAVAPHPGGTGIAAALDDALRNAGLRRRDIQHVNAHGTGTPRGDAIESAALARAFPHQPSVTSTKGVTGHLMGAAGAVEAALATLSLQKGVVPPTANLTAPGPGIEVDVSGAGRSARLDTALSLSVGFGGHNVALVLAAA, from the coding sequence GTGACCGACGCCGCCATCACCGGGGTCGGACTGCTGACCCCCGCGGGGGACGGCCTGGAGGACACCTGGCGCCGGGTGTGCGCCGGGGAGCCGGCCGCCGCCCTCCACCGGGACGCGCACGGCACGTTCGTGGTCGGCCGGGTACCGGAGTTCGACACCGCGCGGCTGGGCGAGGCCCGGCGCTGGAAGCCCGACCGGGCGGGCCAGTTCGCCCTGCTGGCCGCGCGCGAGGCGCTGGACGACGCGGGCCTCGACCCGGCGGAGTGGGACGGGTCCCGCGTCGCCGTCCTGGTCGGTTCGGGAACGGCGGGGGCGGAGACGTACGAGCGCTATCTGCCCCTGCTGGACAGCGCTCCCGAGGACGTACCGCCGCTGGCGCTGCCCAGCAGCCTCGCCAACTCGCCCGCCGCGCTGGTGTCGATGGCCTTCGGCGCGCGCGGCACCACCGCCGTCGTCAACACGGCCTGCGCCTCCGGCGCGACCGCCCTGGCCATGGCCTGCGACCTGCTGGCCCTGGACCGCTGCGACGTGGTCCTCGTCGGCGGCACGGAGGCCGGCCTCACCCCGTACCACCTGCGGGGCTTCGACCGGCTGGGAGCCCTGTCGCGCCGCTACGAGGACCCGCTGGGCGCCTCCCGGCCGTTCGACGCGCAGCGGGACGGCTTCCTCATCGCCGAGGGGGCCGGCTTCCTCGTCCTGGAGCGGCCGGAGCACGCCACGGCCCGCGGCGCCAGGGTCAGGGCGCGGATCGTCGGGCACGGGTCGGCCTCCGACGCGCACCACGCCGTCGCCCCCCACCCGGGGGGCACGGGCATCGCCGCCGCCCTCGACGACGCGCTGCGCAACGCCGGTCTGCGGCGGCGCGACATCCAGCACGTCAACGCGCACGGCACCGGTACACCCCGCGGTGATGCGATCGAAAGCGCCGCGCTGGCCCGGGCGTTCCCCCATCAGCCGTCCGTCACCTCCACCAAGGGGGTCACCGGGCACCTGATGGGCGCGGCGGGCGCGGTGGAGGCCGCCCTCGCGACGCTCTCGCTCCAGAAGGGGGTCGTGCCGCCGACCGCCAACCTCACCGCGCCCGGACCGGGCATCGAGGTCGACGTGTCCGGCGCGGGCCGTTCGGCGCGCCTCGACACCGCGCTCTCGCTCTCCGTCGGCTTCGGC
- a CDS encoding NUDIX domain-containing protein has protein sequence MTAHETVDYVDADDRRVTRGPRGGAAARGLYYRVAATVCADAAGRILVYRRSARAAVYPAHHDILIGGCPRAGEGYAEAAARELREELGIRAAPRPVLHEPRPSPVGRCWLAVHVAVVEAPPDVDPREIADHFFAPPQDLLDHPPAPFVPEGRRILARLLAHGLLPPLTPSRPSPTTRPT, from the coding sequence GTGACGGCGCACGAAACGGTGGACTACGTCGACGCGGACGACCGTCGGGTGACGCGCGGCCCCCGCGGCGGGGCCGCGGCCCGGGGACTCTACTACCGGGTGGCGGCGACCGTCTGCGCGGACGCCGCCGGACGCATCCTGGTGTACCGCCGGTCGGCGCGGGCCGCGGTCTACCCGGCCCACCACGACATCCTGATCGGCGGCTGCCCACGGGCCGGCGAGGGCTACGCGGAGGCCGCGGCCCGGGAACTGCGCGAGGAGTTGGGCATCCGGGCCGCACCGCGCCCGGTGCTCCACGAGCCCCGCCCGTCCCCGGTCGGACGCTGCTGGCTCGCGGTGCACGTGGCGGTGGTCGAGGCCCCGCCGGACGTCGACCCGCGGGAGATCGCGGACCACTTCTTCGCCCCGCCGCAGGACCTCCTCGACCACCCGCCGGCCCCCTTCGTGCCGGAGGGCCGCAGGATCCTGGCCCGCCTGCTGGCGCACGGCCTCCTGCCACCCCTCACCCCCTCCCGCCCGTCCCCCACCACCCGTCCGACGTGA